In Acanthopagrus latus isolate v.2019 chromosome 23, fAcaLat1.1, whole genome shotgun sequence, the genomic window cctcctcttcctcatcctcttctgCTGGTATGCAGGAGCAAGCTAGCACCAACACTATGTTGATGCCACCACGCTCACACCCCTCACCCAATGTTCCACATGCAGCCTCTCACAGCTATACCACCACACCGCAGGTCCCCACAATGAAAGAACGTTTTTCAGAGAAGCTATTGTCAAACCCCAGCTTGTGGAGCCTGAATGCCCTCACCTCTCAGGTAGAGAACATCTCTAATAATGTCCAGCAGCTGTTGCTTTCAGAGGCCCTGGTGGCCAATAAGAAAGGCAGTAAGCGCAACAGTGGAGGGAGCAACAGCAGTGCTGGAAGTGGAGCATCCTCCAAAAAGGGTGAGGAGTACAAAAGTCCTCCATATTTAGATGGTAGTGGTGGTAATGTTGGCGCTGGCCCCATGCAAGACCCCTACTCTACACCACAGCACCAAGCAATGCCCATGGAACTACATGAGGGAGGCTACTCCAGCAGTAGTGATGAACAATTGGAGAGGGGGTACTATTACTGTGGTCAGGGCAGAAGTCCCGCACAGGCCCCCACTACCACACAGCTCAGCCTGGATACAGCCTCTTCATGTTCCATGACATCTCCAGATGATATGTCCACCAGGTCTGGGGACTCAGGTCTGCACAACCTAACCCCTGATCCTACTAGATGCCAGTCAGGGCAGGGTGGAGATGGCATGAGTACTCCAGTGAAGAGCATCGGTGATGAAAGGTCTCCTACAAGCATTACAATCCCCAGTCCCATGAAACAAGAAAGGGATTCCCCTTCGGATATACAACATATCATTGAGCCCGTCAAAGAAAACTTTGAAGAATCCGCCTGGACAGAGAAATCAGCTGACAAAGATGAGATGACGACAGAAATAAACCCTGACCATGATAGAGATTCAGACACAACAAAATCGACGGAGAATCTGGAGAAATGGTCAGATGAAGAGAAATGCCCAGCTCTCTACAGCAAAGTAAACAAAGAGGTGACAGAAAAAAGCTATTGCTATAAGGAGACGGTGTACCAAGAGGTCCAGAGCAAATATGATCCTGATGTAAGAGACTCGGTTGAACAGTCCCCAGCAGCTCTCTCTGACTCCAGCCACAAGGAACACTTTGGCCAAGAGATGAAATCAGAGGCATTTAAATCAGAGTCCCCAACTGCTTCTGAGAGCTCAGTGAAAACATTGCCTTTCATTTCTAGGGTTGACCTTGAACAGGATCAATATTCTACAGAGAAGGAGGACAGCTCAGAGAACACCTCTCCAACCCCCCACGTAGAGACCTTAGACGAGAGCAACTcagacaagagagagagcagagatgaggaagacgaagaggagggagaaggagaggaggaggcagatgaggaggaagaagatgaaatacagaaacaaaagcaacatactctttctcctcctctgtctgcagatGTTACAGAAGAAttgggggagggggagaaagacaGTCAGACATCGACTGAGGAGCACATGAATAATAGAGATGTGGCAGAGAAGCCTCCTGGAGATCtctgcagcaggacagagagTCAGAGCACTGAGCTCCATGCTGACAATGAGTCTGCCGGGGCGCCTGCCCATccaaatgcagcagcagcaacagcagcagcagaagcttCTGAGAGGGAATCAGCCATTGGTGACACTGTTCCTCAGCCTCAGTCCGCTATGCCAGTCTTCTCAGCCCTCAATGATAAGGCAACGCCTCCAGCTCCAGCCAGGGATCATATTGATCACAGTGATGCTAAAGTGCTGGAGCCAGACTCTCCTCAGCTCCCAGGGAAGTCGATACTTCCCTCAGCCCCCTCCTGGGCAGACACTCCACCCTCTCCAAAGAAAGGTGATGAGGACATGGAGCCAGGCATCAGCTGCGCTAGTGCTGTGACTCCCTTGGCCAAGCCAGAGCCTGTGGCCCCATCTGCTCAGCCAAGGGCATTTGGACGTAAGCATGCCAGGGGCAGAAGGAGAATCATGCATTCAGGTGTGGCAATCAGACGACAGCTATGCTtggagcaggagggggaaaaggaagaggaaggggccccCTCACCTACACAGAAACCCTGCATGCCCCCTAGCAAAACTGTGCTATACTCAGATCAAATGGACCTTGCTCATCAGGAGTCTATTGTGAGTCAGACACCCAAAATGCTTACTGATGGTTTTCGTTCAAGAATGTGCACTCGCTCATTCAATGCGCCAGACTTACCACCGAAAGTTGAGCCTCATGTGAAGAGAAAACCAGGCCCAAAACCAGGTTCAAAGCCTGGGCTCAAACCAGGGCCAAAACCTGGACCTAAACCAGGGCCAAAACCAGGGGCAAAGCCAGGTCCAAAGCCTGGGCCTAAACCTGGCCTAAAGCCTGGACCAAAGCCTGGGCCAAAACCTGGACCTAAACCAGGACCAAAACCTGTGCCAAATGAACCAGAGCTGTCACCGAAATTCGAGACTCCTCTGAAGCGTAAACCAGGACCAAAACCAGGTTCAAAACCTGGATCAAAACCTGGGCCAAAACCTGGGTCAAAACCTGGCCCAAAACCTGGGTCAAAACCTGGCCCAAAACCAGGACCTAAGCCTGGACCCAAGCCTGCAGATGTTTTGCCCCCCACTGACACAGCACCCATTAAGGCCCCAGTGGGTCGCCCCAAAGGCTCTGTTTCTAAAGCCAAGCTGGTGCAAGAAGAACCCATTCAGCCTTTGACAGGAATGCTGAGTAGGGGCAGGAAAAGCCTAAAAGCTACAATATCACAAGAAAACCAGGATGTAAAACCAGTTAaccaggaagaaaaacaagcaaaccaTGAGGCAAAGGCACCAGAAAAGGAGAGTAAGAACATGGTACTGAGATCCAGAAAGCCCTCGCAAGAAAAGCTGTcgaaagaaaaagagaaaatcataGAGGAAGCTATTCTGCCCCACACAATAACAGAATTAAAAGTCAGTGATGTGTCTCCAAAGTTAGAGGAGTCCCTTAGTGTGGAACAAACTCTAACTGCCATTCCTAATGCAGTCAAAAACAAGGATGTTCCAGCAGACCCACCTGCACCATTGGCCTCACCAGTCCCAACTGAACAATCTGAAGAAAAGACATCTCTTACAGTAAAAAGGAAACCTAGCCCAGAACCCTCTACAATGCcagtaaagaaaaagaggggTCCAaagccaaaaccaaaaccaataCCACCCGAACCTCCCCTGCTGGAACAGGTTGTGTCTTCACCGAAAGAGAAGGCTGTCCGGGGGCCCAAAAAAAAGCGAGGGCCACCCAAGAAAGCCCCTGTGGTCACTTCCCTACCAAAAGACACTCTTCCCAGTATCAGTGAGAATGACATGACCAGTGATGTGCCTGTGGTGCCTCCTCAGTGCCCCACTAAAACAAAAGTTCTCCCACCACGCAAAGGCAGAGGACAGAAATATGAAGCCATGGTG contains:
- the LOC119014063 gene encoding retinoic acid-induced protein 1 isoform X2, translating into MQSFRERSGGYHSNQPCYQQEPHELSRLETYRQHPHHPHPQHPHPGPGPHPGPGPGPGHTRSGYEAHSLANPTSMPPAGGPGTGGGPKDCYSQQAYPGYPGNTGGNASGNGAPAPSQAKKSYRGSKVPPSNPSQHLQGYGNHMGPGNYSAQYMSEGHLQQKWEDPAQLAQYDQEMVGRMEAGGTPAPGSSQYMDQNMLGHSQTQCHQPSTPAYTSPHHQPHPPNPTPSPLMYPQSHLHYPQHSPSPSPYMEKCSPMPHCYKGYNMPPNSQYGRQMTSHSNLKQGGYRSTQNSYGYQQPPSRGYEQQPPLQAMTNPQEPHPKYQHYSQPQQNYCLSELSVRSPEQYYQTCSPSSSHSPARSVGRSPSYSSTPSPLMTNPESFQYSQPPMTPGAASSSSSSSAGMQEQASTNTMLMPPRSHPSPNVPHAASHSYTTTPQVPTMKERFSEKLLSNPSLWSLNALTSQVENISNNVQQLLLSEALVANKKGSKRNSGGSNSSAGSGASSKKGEEYKSPPYLDGSGGNVGAGPMQDPYSTPQHQAMPMELHEGGYSSSSDEQLERGYYYCGQGRSPAQAPTTTQLSLDTASSCSMTSPDDMSTRSGDSGLHNLTPDPTRCQSGQGGDGMSTPVKSIGDERSPTSITIPSPMKQERDSPSDIQHIIEPVKENFEESAWTEKSADKDEMTTEINPDHDRDSDTTKSTENLEKWSDEEKCPALYSKVNKEVTEKSYCYKETVYQEVQSKYDPDVRDSVEQSPAALSDSSHKEHFGQEMKSEAFKSESPTASESSVKTLPFISRVDLEQDQYSTEKEDSSENTSPTPHVETLDESNSDKRESRDEEDEEEGEGEEEADEEEEDEIQKQKQHTLSPPLSADVTEELGEGEKDSQTSTEEHMNNRDVAEKPPGDLCSRTESQSTELHADNESAGAPAHPNAAAATAAAEASERESAIGDTVPQPQSAMPVFSALNDKATPPAPARDHIDHSDAKVLEPDSPQLPGKSILPSAPSWADTPPSPKKGDEDMEPGISCASAVTPLAKPEPVAPSAQPRAFGRKHARGRRRIMHSGVAIRRQLCLEQEGEKEEEGAPSPTQKPCMPPSKTVLYSDQMDLAHQESIVSQTPKMLTDGFRSRMCTRSFNAPDLPPKVEPHVKRKPGPKPGSKPGLKPGPKPGPKPGPKPGAKPGPKPGPKPGLKPGPKPGPKPGPKPGPKPVPNEPELSPKFETPLKRKPGPKPGSKPGSKPGPKPGSKPGPKPGSKPGPKPGPKPGPKPADVLPPTDTAPIKAPVGRPKGSVSKAKLVQEEPIQPLTGMLSRGRKSLKATISQENQDVKPVNQEEKQANHEAKAPEKESKNMVLRSRKPSQEKLSKEKEKIIEEAILPHTITELKVSDVSPKLEESLSVEQTLTAIPNAVKNKDVPADPPAPLASPVPTEQSEEKTSLTVKRKPSPEPSTMPVKKKRGPKPKPKPIPPEPPLLEQVVSSPKEKAVRGPKKKRGPPKKAPVVTSLPKDTLPSISENDMTSDVPVVPPQCPTKTKVLPPRKGRGQKYEAMVQKITSPSSKKHPPIPQIESNLTDDVTTKTLSQHVLKEGVTSTLVNSTEVIEGQVKSMELRQEVMKQVRKEEKTQEKEKNEVSQEVSTPEEVRKEVAEEVVNKDEIRQENIKQGAQLDVGADKMLSSMEAPAEVRPPGKWTQQTTDDVSSVATKSTRTKRKRWAMVESTDASVVALEAGSLIVTTPRLAKQRAIKNNHEMHLKQRRKKRKGQGPLEETDTVEETNIETVVQQEKEKMEETETSTESTIPLSISPDEITEAPQVTSTELIQKPRRGRKPSANPAKRKHGKASSEQILGKPVKVHKKPGPKPGMKDAIEVIEAVVRAAGCEGAEKEEREKEKMERREKEKMEEQETCIVGPVVTVSEKQTEIISVKRIRRRPVHQNSKLSFCPYVRINNSRDFSSWCAIVNKPEDAVIFQRRRKKGILRMRNPFTVAKGVPHTAAMLQGPLVNKNLTERCLLCSLCGKQANYRDLGDLCGPYYTEDGVPRKLLTIRHAESLREESEKTEENDGSSTNDPGHSSKKEDEGSTEKEGNTEVSAQEGSSSRHHWRHRRAERTERMGQEGGPRRLTLRERFRRIKQLQDLGSGASSDQEGSNNMFRRLQVEAEAKEHWAHENCAIWTKGVIMVAGRLYGLKEAACKSSQTSCYKCQIVGASLSCCWRGCSHKYHYVCAKEIGCTFHEDDFSIKCPKHEDL
- the LOC119014063 gene encoding retinoic acid-induced protein 1 isoform X1; amino-acid sequence: MQSFRERSGGYHSNQPCYQQEPHELSRLETYRQHPHHPHPQHPHPGPGPHPGPGPGPGHTRSGYEAHSLANPTSMPPAGGPGTGGGPKDCYSQQAYPGYPGNTGGNASGNGAPAPSQAKKSYRGSKVPPSNPSQHLQGYGNHMGPGNYSAQYMSEGHLQQKWEDPAQLAQYDQEMVGRMEAGGTPAPGSSQYMDQNMLGHSQTQCHQPSTPAYTSPHHQPHPPNPTPSPLMYPQSHLHYPQHSPSPSPYMEKCSPMPHCYKGYNMPPNSQYGRQMTSHSNLKQGGYRSTQNSYGYQQPPSRGYEQQPPLQAMTNPQEPHPKYQHYSQPQQNYCLSELSVRSPEQYYQTCSPSSSHSPARSVGRSPSYSSTPSPLMTNPESFQYSQPPMTPGAASSSSSSSAGMQEQASTNTMLMPPRSHPSPNVPHAASHSYTTTPQVPTMKERFSEKLLSNPSLWSLNALTSQVENISNNVQQLLLSEALVANKKGSKRNSGGSNSSAGSGASSKKGEEYKSPPYLDGSGGNVGAGPMQDPYSTPQHQAMPMELHEGGYSSSSDEQLERGYYYCGQGRSPAQAPTTTQLSLDTASSCSMTSPDDMSTRSGDSGLHNLTPDPTRCQSGQGGDGMSTPVKSIGDERSPTSITIPSPMKQERDSPSDIQHIIEPVKENFEESAWTEKSADKDEMTTEINPDHDRDSDTTKSTENLEKWSDEEKCPALYSKVNKEVTEKSYCYKETVYQEVQSKYDPDVRDSVEQSPAALSDSSHKEHFGQEMKSEAFKSESPTASESSVKTLPFISRVDLEQDQYSTEKEDSSENTSPTPHVETLDESNSDKRESRDEEDEEEGEGEEEADEEEEDEIQKQKQHTLSPPLSADVTEELGEGEKDSQTSTEEHMNNRDVAEKPPGDLCSRTESQSTELHADNESAGAPAHPNAAAATAAAEASERESAIGDTVPQPQSAMPVFSALNDKATPPAPARDHIDHSDAKVLEPDSPQLPGKSILPSAPSWADTPPSPKKGDEDMEPGISCASAVTPLAKPEPVAPSAQPRAFGRKHARGRRRIMHSGVAIRRQLCLEQEGEKEEEGAPSPTQKPCMPPSKTVLYSDQMDLAHQESIVSQTPKMLTDGFRSRMCTRSFNAPDLPPKVEPHVKRKPGPKPGSKPGLKPGPKPGPKPGPKPGAKPGPKPGPKPGLKPGPKPGPKPGPKPGPKPVPNEPELSPKFETPLKRKPGPKPGSKPGSKPGPKPGSKPGPKPGSKPGPKPGPKPGPKPADVLPPTDTAPIKAPVGRPKGSVSKAKLVQEEPIQPLTGMLSRGRKSLKATISQENQDVKPVNQEEKQANHEAKAPEKESKNMVLRSRKPSQEKLSKEKEKIIEEAILPHTITELKVSDVSPKLEESLSVEQTLTAIPNAVKNKDVPADPPAPLASPVPTEQSEEKTSLTVKRKPSPEPSTMPVKKKRGPKPKPKPIPPEPPLLEQVVSSPKEKAVRGPKKKRGPPKKAPVVTSLPKDTLPSISENDMTSDVPVVPPQCPTKTKVLPPRKGRGQKYEAMVQKITSPSSKKHPPIPQIESNLTDDVTTKTLSQHVLKEGVTSTLVNSTEVIEGQVKSMELRQEVMKQVRKEEKTQEKEKNEVSQEVSTPEEVRKEVAEEVVNKDEIRQENIKQGAQLDVGADKMLSSMEAPAEVRPPGKWTQQTTDDVSSVATKSTRTKRKRWAMVESTDASVVALEAGSLIVTTPRLAKQRAIKNNHEMHLKQRRKKRKGQGPLEETDTVEETNIETVVQQEKEKMEETETSTESTIPLSISPDEITEAPQVTSTELIQKPRRGRKPSANPAKRKHGKASSEQILGKPVKVHKKPGPKPGMKDAIEVIEAVVRAAGCEGAEKEEREKEKMERREKEKMEEQETCIVGPVVTVSEKQTEIISVKRIRRRPVHQNSKLSFCPYVRINNSRDFSSWCAIVNKPEDAVIFQRRRKKGILRMRNPFTVAKGVPHTAAMLQGPLVNKNLTERCLLCSLCGKQANYRDLGDLCGPYYTEDGVPRKLLTIRHAESLREESEKTEENDGSSTNDPGHSSKKEDEGSTEKEGNTEVSAQEGSSSRHHWRHRRAERTERMGQEGGPRRLTLRERFRRIKQLQDLGSGASSDQEGSNNMFRRLQVEAEAKEHWAHENCAIWTKGVIMVAGRLYGLKEAACKSSQTSCYKCQIVGASLSCCWRGCSHKYHYVCAKEIGCTFHEDDFSIKCPKHESLFPFPAGPVRYSSKPPAPPTPPLSRSSITYPAKANKNAAPTTATCT